TCATTACTCGAATAGGGACTTCTTCATATTTCATTTCCTCGTTCACATTTCCTTTGATTAGTAACGGTTCAACTTCAAGAATGCTACTTGGATATGAGACATACTTCCTTAGCTgtgagacgtggaagacattgtcaatCCTTGATATGCCTGGTGGTAAAGCCCGCTGATAAGCTAGGTTTCCTATTTTCCTCAGTATTTCTAAGGGTCCGACATATCTTGGAGTTATCTTTCTAGATTTGCTGAATCGAACCACTCCTTTCATAGGGGAAACTTTAACATAAGCTTTAACACCACTTTCAAACTCTAACGGTCTTCACTTTAAATTAGCCCAGctcttttattgatcatgagctGCCTTGCGTTTTTCCTTGATAATAGCTACTTTATCAACAATTCAAGTATCATGATAGCTTTCTCACTGATTTCGATACTTCGATGATAAATATTGCTATCGGCAAATTAAATCAAGGGGGGTGTTTATTTAATTCCTCTGAGGTCCATGGCACACGCCCTAAAATATCTTTAATAGTTCGATCCACCGTCTGTGCCTCATGTTTAATTCTTTTCGTGTGAACAGTATTTGAGGCTTTGATGGTCGATAAATTTCACACATTTGTCACCAAAGAAATTGATTCTCTGGATCTTTGGCTCAAATATAATTGTGGCTAATTCAATATCATGTGTTGGATAaatttgctcacatgattttaatttCATCGATGCATAGGCAATTACTTGCCCTCTTGAATATGAACACTCCTCTTTTGATGCATCATTGTAAATTGTGAAATTCTTACCTTCTTCAGGAAGTACTAATACTAGCGTAGAAACGAGTTTCTTTTTCAAGATCTAAAAACTCTTCTCATATCCTTCACTCTAATTGAATTTAGAGTTCTTCTGAGTGAGCTTGGTGAGCGGAAGAAAATCCTTCAACACATTTTCTTAATagccaattaatcccaaaaacttcaaatttctATTCTAGTATTCGATCAAGGACAGTCTATGATTGCCTCCACCTTATCGGTGATCCACTGATATGCCCATTTCAGATATTATATGACCGAAGAATGTGACAATTTTATTCACATTTCTTAAACTTAGTATTTAGTTATTTTCCTCTGAGCATCGGTAGATCAAGACGAAGATCTTCCTTGCGGTCTTACTCACTTGTTGAATATTCAAGAATTTCATCCATAAAGGGTACCATTAACTTGCCGAGGAATTTTCTTgaacactctgttcatgagTTCTATGAATGTtgctggagcactggtcaaaaGGAATTATtatgaactcatagtgtccaaaCCCTTTTTTTAAAGCTGTTTTAGGAATATTCTCTGCCTTGGCCTTTAATTGTGGTAGTCTGACCTTAGATAGAGCTTCAAAAAGATCTTAGCTCCTTTTAACTGATAGAGAAGGCCATCTATTCTTGAAAGATGACATTTGTTCTTGATCCTATTGAGTTCTTTGTAGATCGACACAGTGCTTTCACCATTATTTTGTGTCAATAAGACTGAAGCTCCCCAAAGAGAGGCACTtagtctgatttgtttttgactGACAAGTCTTGGAATTGATCTTTTAGCTTCTTGAATTCAACTGAAGCCATTTGCTAGGGTTCCTTAGATTTTAGTGTAGCACGAGCTATCTAGTTACTTTCGAATTCTACTTCACAGTCTGAGATAATTCAAAGTAACCTTTCCGAAACTTGCTACCACGggaatattttatatcttgagCTTAATTCCTTCTTTTTGCTTCTCTCATTATTGCTGGTTAGACTTCTTCGCCATACTCCATGCCTTTCTAGATCTGAGAAGCAGAAAGGAAGGATTTTTGTTCCTTATCCTTGccataaaatatgatttattcttggatTGGAGTTTGGCATTCTTACCCCGACCATCTACCATTGCATGATTCTTGTCCAACCAATAAATTCTCAGAACCCGAATAAAATCAGTGCTGAATATATGCATATCcatacttattttattttatcttaaaATTATCACGATTAAtatctcaaaacttaaaaccAATATAGAATCTTAGAACATAACTCTTTTTCAGTCTATTGACTTAAGTCTCAATAACTTAGTTAAAATTTCTTTCAACCTTGTACGGAAGAAACTAATTCCTCAAACAATTCTTCTTTCCTAAATCTTCCTTTAATCAAGACTATGAGCCTAGCATGCTTTAACACAAACAAGTTTCGTTGGATATCTTTCTCCTCAAATCTTCcccatatttttttttgtactaTAAGAAGAGTTAGAACTTATTATACATGTTACACTTTCCTCGATGTCAACCAATATCTCATAACTCTCTTTATTTACCTCAGGTTATGACCTTAATTTCTTAAGTTATTGTTTCTTATCATCATTAAATATTCCAAAATCttacatatttaaatttatcGCTTAATATCCCAAATTTAAATGTCCATACCGTTAATTATTGACATAAAAGTCAACttttatatctgaatatcaaaaccTATATAATTCTtatctcatattttcataattaatttattatcccCGAATCAAACATTTCATCTTAAGTCGAAAGCTTATCTTCGATAAGTAAATTCCCAAATGTAAGTCAACTTATATCAGAGTATTTATATTCCCAAAAATAAGTCAAATTATCTATGATAGGTATGttcccaaaaatataattcaactTATCTTTGTACATTCTCAAAAAAATGTTACACTTCTTTCTTTCATATCATTTAACCATAATACCAGTCTAGCCTACCTTATCATCTCTTCATCATCattgttctttttttttccaCTACATCCATAAgtgcttcttctttttcttccacGTTTTCCACGACAAGGTGCGCAGTCTATCCATTGCGCCATGAAGATTGGCGATGTAACATTCTTGCTTGCTAGAAAGGTCTTCATGTTGATGACGAGATCGGTTAGCAAGATTCTTCTCAGTTTCAATCCTTACTATCAACTTTCGATTAGGGGAAACTAGTCATACCACGTGAGAGGGGTTACGTAGTGTTAGGGCGAGCTGGCTCTTTGCTCAATCAAGGTGATGGTTGAGATGCTGTATATCAGTTTGAATCAGATTCTTAATCTTCGCGAGTTCTTGTTTATCTTGTTCCCCTCTAGTAAGTTGACGCATGCGAAGTGCGGCTTGAGCACGAGTACAAGACCATAAATTGAGGTAAAATTTCATAATGGTTCAAGGTAAAGGATAGAAAGGTACAAAATTTGTATTGAAACAAAGTTTCCGTGGAACTTTCTATACTAGAAATTTCAGAATGATTGAAGGAGCTAGACTTTGAATTTCGAAGGAAATGACGTCAACGTAAGACGTGAATGAATCCGATGGGTGAGTTTACTTTAGATAGGAATGCACTACGCTTTTGCCAAAATTGACTTTGACAAATTTTGTCTGTCAAAATCCCAGCGGAATTATGAACCTGGcgtctctgataccacttaaatgtcacgccccgtgtCCGAAGCTTTTGtcacatccggcattgtttaacaattacttgGAAACAATTAAGCCTTGTATTGAAATGccaaaaaccagtctttttcataatttaaacattgtctttacattgacaatagagtaaaaatacatcagagttgcAAATGCGGAAACTGAACAAAAGGAAAATTAAAGTCTTGATTTCTTGTATCTTGATGATCGGCTTCCATCCCCAGAAGGCTTCTTGTTCCTCCTCATTCAGTTGCTCTTCCTTTgaatctgaaatttgtaaggggtgagtgttttgggaaacaatcagcaagtgggggtcgatcgatttcaaatgatacatatagaacttaatctTTAAAACAGTTCTTTAACAAACTTTCAAATCTTATTACTTTTAACTCATCGTAACAGAAATGAAACAATTATGAGACAGAGGTTATCAGACGATTCAGAGCAGTTCAGAAACAGATCAAAACAATTCAGAACAGAACAAATCGGAACTGACAGACCACTggtactcatctcatttccatggtcaaattgtccccaatatgttagtcctctaaggggtgaggccagaactcggttttatacccaccggtgggggccagacagaaatggttttatacccaccattgggggccagacagaatcacaattctcgtcccatttcaaattgaATCGTAACAGTGTAACAAAGATCTCAGAAGTAACGGACAGaacttttcagattttcagatttcagagttttcATACGGACACAGCGGAATCAACGAATTTCGAAGCATAGAAGAGAACACATAATCGATTGAAATTTTAAACAGAACAGATagcgaattttcgaaaatgaagacacaaatacatgcatgtcatgatatacatattcaagtttaaaaatacaaacgaatatatatcaaaagcccacttacctttgTTCATTGGTTGATTCGAAACTCTCTTGAACTTGAACGGATCTCGACCGAATCGCGAACCGTATTTTGGACAAGCCTTGGACGGCACTTGGTCGGATTTTTGGACAACAATTTGGCGAGCCTTTGGACAACATCTTGAGTTGATTATGTAGCACTTGGACATGCCTAGATGATGAACACAATAGGCCCGATTTGCCTTCCTTCATTTCCTTGCTATGGCCGAAACTTGGAGTGTTTTTGGGAGAATTCTTTTGTGTCTTTATTCAGCATGAGGGGTGGTATTTATAGGCTGAAAATATGGCTTTTCAACACCTCATGGTCGAAATCTTGAGCCCCAAGAAGTGCCATCAAGGTGGTCAAGGCTATTCCAAGCATCAAAGGTCATCTAGGTTTTCTAAAGGGACTTTTCTTGCATCATAAATTTGTCCAAACTTTTAGCTCCCTTTCTTGGTTAACTTAAtggtcatttctttcataaTAAGTTTGTACAAACCTTTAGCTCATTTAGTTCCTTCCTTGGTTAACTCAATGGTCATCTCTTGTACAATAAGTTTGTCCAAACTTTTAGCTTATGGACAATTCTTGCTCAATAAATTTGTCCATTCCCTTAGTTCCTCATTTATCTTCCTTTTTGGTCCTTTTAAGACAAGCATGGTTGAGCTTCATTGAGCTAGGATATTGAATTCATGAGTTAGGGATTTCCTCCCCGACAATCTTGGAGCTTCCTTGAGCTGAGGGTTTTAGCTTATAAGCTGAGGGTTTCTTTTCCAAGTGACGTACCCTCAATTCTCAAGGTTTTGCATCGCCTCGGCTTCTTTTTGAGCTACTTTCCGAGCTTTTTGAGGGGCTTTGCTTCGAAAAATCCTGGTTCTCACAGGGTGGGTTGGGTGGGTTGAGCAATAGTACTATTTAAAAATTGttcaacccgaacccaacccgAACACGAGCCAACATGACAACCCGAATAAACCCGAATCAACCCGTATAATCCGatcttgaattttttaaataaaattaaataaaattcaaaataataataataatattattattattattattattttaatttaaacacataataacaaaatctccgttatatatgatttaaatttgaaagtctaattatataaaaataaattatatttactaaatcaaataaacaattatttaaaaaataaaaaaatattcaaaataaatattaaattatgaaaaatttatgatataaatatacaataaatattttttctgacataaaatgtataaaaatataaataatatttattaattattttttaaaaaaaaattaaaatttcagaTCAATCGGGTAAATCCCAGAACCTTACCTAACCTAAtccaatcattttttttttgggtgagAGTGAGTCAGAAACCAACAAAGAAACGGAACTAATTTGATATCTAATTTGATATCGAGTGTGTTAAGCGCCGCACTCAAAGACCCTTGAGAACTCAATCCCGGCAGCGCCACCTCTCCACCACCGTGAATCCCGATGGACCCGCTAACCCTCCTTCGCAAGTACACAATCCGCAATTCTCCCGACAGAATCGTCCGCGTCAACGATGAATTTCGCTTCGGCTCGGACTACTCCTTCCCCGTCACCATCGAGACCGCATACCGCTCCAAGCACGTGCAATCAACCCGCCGCTACGTTATGGAAACCCTAGTTCACTTAATGAACAATCACACCGATTACTTGCAGCACTCGCGATCTCTCCGCATCCCCGCCGTCACTCTCCCTGATCGCAAAACGGTTATTGATTATCTTACTGGAAAAATCCAATCTTCCGATTCGATTGTCCCCCTTGATTTCCCTAACATTCCTCAAATCCCATCCTTGAACAATATGGAGCGTAATCTGCAGTATTATTCAAACGACTTGGCGATTCAGGAGGATTTAACGCGCGAGAAGAGCTTGATTGGGTTGATAGAGCTAAAGAGAGATCAATTAAGGATAGTAGGGAGGCAATGCTGGTATTTAAAACTCGAGATTGTTGTAGTGTCCTGGCTTCTGCTATGAAACGAGACGAGGAGAAGCAACGTATGGAGGCGTTGCAGAGGAAAGATAACAGAGTTGCTAAGAATAGAATTGAGATTAGGGTGTTTGGACTGGGGGAGGACCGAGGACGCCACGAAGATGCACAAGATTGGGAAGGCGTGCCGATTATTTTGGTCCCAATCGCGTTTTCGACCCTGATTATGATATATAATGTTAAGGACTTCTTGGAGGCTGGGGTCTTTATTCCCTCGGATGATAAGGTTAAGCAGAGGAAAGGGGGGAAGCCCGAGTGCGTGACAGTGCAGAAGAAGTTTAGTAGGGATCGGGTGGTTACAGCTTATGAGGTGAGAGATAAGCCATCTGCACTGAAAAGCGATGATTGGGACTTGGGATCGTGTGGTCGCAGTGTTTGTGCTTGGAAAGGAGTGGCAGTTCAAGGACTGACCATTTAAGGACCATGTTGAGATCTTTAACAAGAGTAAGTTTAAAGTCGTAGTTAATATATTTTCGCGCTTGAATTGGTTATATTTGAATTTGATGCCAAATGACACATGTTAGCTGCTTTATGCGGTATCAATATTTTCTCTCTTGAATTGGTTAAATTTGAATTTGATGCCAAATACCACTTGTTAGCTGATTTCGAGCTATATGCATTTGTATTTATGTTGGAGTGATGGTTATTTTGCTGTCAATGTAGGGGAATATTGAGTATCTAGTCGCAcatcaaaattataattttgatttaaTATTTGTAATTGCAAATTAACTCGAGCCCAAATTCTATTTAAATCAGCATCATTGCCACGTATAGTGCAATTGCTTGGAATCTGTAGTTTAAATCAGCATGCTGGAAGCTTTGAAACAGGTTTTAGGAAAGTTTTTTGGTGTTGTATTTTCTCTTGGTGAGAAAATTAAATACCTAGTTTGGAATAGTCAATGTTGCCATATGCTGAAGCTATCTTTTCAAGAGGAAACATGAACTTGGAATAGAGCAAGAATTATAATTTGGAGTCTATTTAACTGATGCTATCATCCCTCAAGAGTTAGGACGAAAGTCATGTTTTCCTTGTGAACAATGTTTCACCTTTTTGCTGGGGAATACAacattttaatttataattttatgcatTTTTGTCATGGCTTATACATCTGATAAATGCCAGGAATATGGCATTGGCATGACAAACTGCAATCTGTTATTGGCTTGATATAATGTTTGATATTCACTGACCCTCTGAAAGGGAATGCAATAACAATTGGAGTTGCTTGTATTACAGTTGTTGGGTTTTACATTCGCTTTGAGGATGATAGCATAGAATTAGCAAAAACTATCAAGCAGTGGAATGTGAAGATCATATCAATCAGTATTAGGGTGTAACGAACCGAATCGAGCCGAATATGACGAAGATTTGAAGCTTGGAATTCGGCTCGAATTAGTTCCATTCGAGTTAAAGCTCGATTTCGATTCAAAgttcgaaaattttaaaaatttcgcTCGAATTCGGTTCGAATTaaagttcgagttcggctcgaaagaTTCTAATATATTCGCGAACTATTCAAGTTATTGCTCGAAAATAAGTACACgaaatgtatttatttaatatataattatattatattaataaaatattaaggctcGCAAGCAACTCGCGAACTatcgaaaaaaataatttcgGCTCGAGTTCGGCTAAAAAAAAAGATCGAACATTTTCAAATTCGATAAGCTCGAATacgaatcaaatatttttcgatCTGACTCGAAAAACTCGCGAATCAGCTCGATTACTTTACACCCCTTGTCAGTAGTATTCTTGTATCCGGAACATGTTCCAACACTCCAACTATTAGTGGCTCCCGCATTCACATGTATTTTCATTTCTTGTGGCTGAGTTTCTATTACATGATGTTGGTTCTACTGTGAGTATTACTTTATGACCAGATTGGCAAAAACAAGCGACACCAGAACAGAGCTGCGGCACTTGAGGTGTGGAACAAACTTGAAGAATTTATGCCATCTCGATCTCGTCAGGGTTAAGCCAAAAGCTTCTTATGGTTGTTTATAATTTCTCTGATTTTTTTCTTCCGGTTTTCTAAATCTGCACATCAAGACATTACTTCATGTTCTAGCATGACACATTTGTGTTGTATTTATGCTCAGGCCTCAGTTCCCATTTGTTTTTCTCGAAGAAAACATTAGCTTATCTTTTCATTTGCTTTCCTGTTTACTTGCAGTTGTCCAAGCTAAGTTGTAACCCAAAGCTGAGAGACTTCTGTAGCCTGCTGAATGCTGGTAATCTGCCGTCTATTGGTTTGGAGAAGCTTTGTAGATACAGGTTTGTCTAGGTATATATATGATATCTACATGTCTTTGACCGACATGATTGGAATAAAAACGTTAATCGGGGAGTTATCATTTGCAACTTCAGGagaatgtttatggatttgcCATCAAGTCTTTAGGCGAATTATCAATTTTAAGAGCAATTTTTTAATATGCAAAAATAATCACTCTTTCTCGTAATGTGGCATAGATATCAATGGTCTTTATTACAAAAAGGAGGCAACACCATACGAAGTCATACAGACAGACCCTCTGAAGCAGGTGATAAATAAAACAAACAATTAAATGAATCGCTCTCATCCATTTGCTTAGAAGTATCAATTCTATAACACGCACGAAAGGTGGGTGAGTTTGCGAAGAATCAGCGCAAGTTGAAAGCTGAAACATAAGATGCTATGAAGAGACAGAAAAATATGATACTAAGAGCCAGCTGGTTTGGTGAAGCTGCACTTGAAGAACCATCTCCGGGTCCGGGTGATGGCACCACTTTTGATCCGCCATCTAGATTATATTGAAGAAATATCCATCATTGGAAGTGAAGCATGAAAATGCATATCTATCTAAAAAGGTAACGTCTTCGGCATATGTCGTCCGAGTGCAGGGAAATTCGATTTCACAAGAATTAATGAGTTTTTAAGTGTCATGTGGGAGAAAGAAACTGTTTACCTGAAGGTGTTTTTTGGCTAGGAGAATTCGGTGTGGAAGGGGAGTCGGATGGAGAAGCGGCTGCAAATTTTAAACGAAATCCGATTCAAGTACAATTGAAAGCCTCACATCTATAAAAATTCATCAAAATGTTCAGAAAACCAACATGCTTTTGCAAAATATTCAGATAATTTCTTTCAAAAAGGGATCGATGTTGCTCATGCGATGATCCTTAGGGTGCAAATAAATGTTCtcaattcatttagttcaaCCTTAATTATCGACTTCTATTGGTCAATATTTGAACATCGGctcaaaacaattttaaaattcgAGCTCAAATATGAATCGAAACTGTGTGTTTGAGCTTTGTCGAATTTGACAATTTCTAATAGAATCCGATAATATTCCAAATAACTCAAAAATCTTGATAGCCTACTACGCTTCTCTCACCCCTAGGCTTACCATTGCATTTGTTGACAGAAGGAGTTTGAACACTGCAAGCCTTAGGCAAGGCAAGTGCCTGAGTTTGATTAATATTCAGTCCCATGTTTGATCCTCCGCCATTAAGCACTTGACACAAGCATTGTGGCTGCGAACCAACGACATTACGGAGCTGCGAGCAGCAGGAAACTGATGGGGTGGAGGAGTTGCCGGAGATGAAATTCAGGCAAGGTGACATGCTAATGATCACACTGGTACAATCATTCGATTGCGATGCGACATAGGGCCAAAGCATGGCAACAAGAACCAAGGCTAAGCCCATTGAAACTTTGTGATCTGCCATTTGATTTGGTGATTGAAATTTTAGATGGAAATGGAGGTGGATTTGAAGTTTGATCTGAGGATTTTGGGTGTGTTACTAGGGTTTATATAAAtggggtttagggtttcggGTTTACAAGTCAAATTGAGAGTTTGGTTTTATGGGTTGCCTACTTCATATCAATAAAATATTCTTGGATTTAAAAgggttttttatttttcaaaagttACTTAGGTGTATATAGTTAACTAGAAATTAGGCTGTGTGGACAAATGTCATAGTTAGTAATATATGGGTGACCTACTTATGTTTATACTTAACTTCAATCATTGAATGTTGTTTTTGAAGCATACATTTGAGTTAATAAAACATTTCAAGTTTCTTACACCATATAACAAGAAAAGGAGGAATATTTTgactttttgttttttttttataaaaaaaatcaagaattcAAGACATATTCAAGAAGCAATAGGCATAAGCAAATTACCAGCACCTTTATGAATGTACTACATTCCAAAAGGTTAGTTAAAATGAGTTGAGCCACGAAAACAACTTCTAACAAACCAACCACTTATCCCTAGCACCCTTTTACCCCAAAATCCTCAATCTATAAAATCCAATCGTCAAATTTCATCATCACAATCATCAAATCCCAAAAACATTTAAACACAACACAGACAAAACCTTGGTTATCCCCAATGGCCCTCCAATTCTTGATCACATTCC
The Primulina eburnea isolate SZY01 chromosome 5, ASM2296580v1, whole genome shotgun sequence genome window above contains:
- the LOC140833091 gene encoding non-specific lipid transfer protein GPI-anchored 5-like, translating into MADHKVSMGLALVLVAMLWPYVASQSNDCTSVIISMSPCLNFISGNSSTPSVSCCSQLRNVVGSQPQCLCQVLNGGGSNMGLNINQTQALALPKACSVQTPSVNKCNAASPSDSPSTPNSPSQKTPSDGGSKVVPSPGPGDGSSSAASPNQLALSIIFFCLFIASYVSAFNLR